The Poecilia reticulata strain Guanapo linkage group LG13, Guppy_female_1.0+MT, whole genome shotgun sequence genome has a segment encoding these proteins:
- the taf15 gene encoding TATA-binding protein-associated factor 2N isoform X1: protein MATDSGYGGAQSYGSYGGQQSGQGYGQGNGGASGTYGGQNYPGYGQQGAQQASEGYSQSQPQSYGSYGQDSSGYSDKSASFGQPAAASYGGQSQGGGSYGQQSSYGGQSGGYTGAQAQGASSGSASYGQQSTYGGQSSGGYDGSQGQGGGSGGGSGYGRWSEGEGGGQGGRFGRDGGDRSEGGGGFRGRGRGGFDRGGYDRSGGFDRGGYDRGGYDRGGRGGPPGMGGGDRGGYKNFGGSRDYGSRDESGGDQDNSDNNTIFVQGLGEDATVQEVGDFFKQIGIIKVNKKTGQPMINIYSDKATGRPKGEATVSFDDPPSAKAAIDWFDGKEFNGKPIKVSFATRRAEFTQRGGFRGGRGGFRGRGGGGGPNFDIKGGDWPCPNSSCGNMNFARRQECNKCGAPKPEDAGFGGGDRGGGRGGFGGDRGGGFRGRGGFRGGDRGGFGGGDRGFGGGYKMGGRGDRRDDRRDRPY, encoded by the exons ATGGCCACTG aTTCGGGCTACGGTGGCGCACAGAG CTATGGGTCATATGGAGGTCAGCAGAGCGGACag GGTTATGGACAAGGAAATGGTGGGGCCAGTGGTACCTATGGAGGACAGAATTATCCAGGCTATGGTCAACAAGGAGCGCAGCAAGCTTCAG AAGGTTATAGTCAATCTCAGCCACAAAGCTATGGTAGCTATGGTCAAGACTCATCTGG GTATAGCGACAAATCGGCTTCTTTCGGCCAGCCAGCAGCTGCGTCTTACGGTGGACAGAGTCAGGGAGGTGGAAGCTATGGCCAGCAGAGCTCCTACGGCGGTCAGAGTGGTGGCTACACCGGAGCACAGGCGCAAGGAGCTAGTAGTGGCAGTGCCAGCTATGGCCAGCAGAGCACCTATGGTGGACAGAGCAGTGGTGGATATGATGGCAGCCAGGGCCAAGGAGGTGGAAGTGGCGGCGGCAGTGGCTATGGAAGATGGAGTGAAG GTGAAGGTGGCGGTCAGGGCGGAAGGTTTGGCCGCGATGGTGGAGACCGCTCAGAAGGAGGTGGCGGCTTCAGGGGCAGAGGCCGCGGTGGCTTCGATCGTGGCGGTTACGACCGTAGTGGTGGCTTTGACCGTGGGGGCTATGACCGTGGCGGTTACGACCGTGGTGGCAGAGGTGGACCTCCTGGTATGGG aggTGGTGACCGTGGTGGCTACAAAAATTTCGGTG GCTCTCGAGATTATGGCTCAAGGGATGAATCAG GTGGGGATCAGGATAACTCTGACAACAACACCATTTTCGTACAGGGACTCGGAGAAGATGCGACTGTTCAAGAAGTTGGAGACTTCTTCAAGCAGATTGGCATCATCAAG gTAAATAAGAAGACCGGTCAGCCGATGATCAATATCTACTCTGACAAGGCCACTGGCCGACCCAAGGGAGAAGCTACTGTGTCCTTTGACGACCCTCCATCAGCTAAAGCTGCTATTGATTGGTTTGATG GAAAGGAATTCAATGGCAAACCCATCAAAGTCTCATTTGCCACTCGCAGAGCTGAGTTCACCCAAAGAGGAGGGTTCAGAGGTGGACGAGGAG GATTCAGAGGTCGTGGCGGTGGAGGAGGACCCAACTTTGACATAAAGGGAGGCGACTGGCCGTGTCCTAACAG CTCTTGTGGAAACATGAACTTTGCAAGGCGGCAGGAGTGTAACAAGTGTGGAGCACCAAAACCAGAAGATGCTGGATTTGGAGGAggag ATCGTGGTGGCGGCAGAGGAGGATTTGGAGGTGACCGAGGTGGAGGCTTCAGGGGCCGCGGGGGTTTCCGTGGCGGAGACCGTGGGGGCTTTGGAGGTGGCGATAGAGGTTTCGGAGGCGGCTACAAAATGGGAGGAAG GGGTGACCGACGAGACGACAGAAGAGACCGGCCATACTAG
- the taf15 gene encoding TATA-binding protein-associated factor 2N isoform X2, producing the protein MDKEMVGPVVPMEDRIIQAMVNKERSKLQKVIVNLSHKAMVAMVKTHLGIATNRLLSASQQLRLTVDRVREVEAMASRAPTAVRVVATPEHRRKELVVAVPAMASRAPMVDRAVVDMMAARAKEVEVAAAVAMEDGVKVKVAVRAEGLAAMVETAQKEVAASGAEAAVASIVAVTTVVVALTVGAMTVAVTTVVAEVDLLVWGSRDYGSRDESGGDQDNSDNNTIFVQGLGEDATVQEVGDFFKQIGIIKVNKKTGQPMINIYSDKATGRPKGEATVSFDDPPSAKAAIDWFDGKEFNGKPIKVSFATRRAEFTQRGGFRGGRGGFRGRGGGGGPNFDIKGGDWPCPNSSCGNMNFARRQECNKCGAPKPEDAGFGGGDRGGGRGGFGGDRGGGFRGRGGFRGGDRGGFGGGDRGFGGGYKMGGRGDRRDDRRDRPY; encoded by the exons ATGGACAAGGAAATGGTGGGGCCAGTGGTACCTATGGAGGACAGAATTATCCAGGCTATGGTCAACAAGGAGCGCAGCAAGCTTCAG AAGGTTATAGTCAATCTCAGCCACAAAGCTATGGTAGCTATGGTCAAGACTCATCTGG GTATAGCGACAAATCGGCTTCTTTCGGCCAGCCAGCAGCTGCGTCTTACGGTGGACAGAGTCAGGGAGGTGGAAGCTATGGCCAGCAGAGCTCCTACGGCGGTCAGAGTGGTGGCTACACCGGAGCACAGGCGCAAGGAGCTAGTAGTGGCAGTGCCAGCTATGGCCAGCAGAGCACCTATGGTGGACAGAGCAGTGGTGGATATGATGGCAGCCAGGGCCAAGGAGGTGGAAGTGGCGGCGGCAGTGGCTATGGAAGATGGAGTGAAG GTGAAGGTGGCGGTCAGGGCGGAAGGTTTGGCCGCGATGGTGGAGACCGCTCAGAAGGAGGTGGCGGCTTCAGGGGCAGAGGCCGCGGTGGCTTCGATCGTGGCGGTTACGACCGTAGTGGTGGCTTTGACCGTGGGGGCTATGACCGTGGCGGTTACGACCGTGGTGGCAGAGGTGGACCTCCTGGTATGGG GCTCTCGAGATTATGGCTCAAGGGATGAATCAG GTGGGGATCAGGATAACTCTGACAACAACACCATTTTCGTACAGGGACTCGGAGAAGATGCGACTGTTCAAGAAGTTGGAGACTTCTTCAAGCAGATTGGCATCATCAAG gTAAATAAGAAGACCGGTCAGCCGATGATCAATATCTACTCTGACAAGGCCACTGGCCGACCCAAGGGAGAAGCTACTGTGTCCTTTGACGACCCTCCATCAGCTAAAGCTGCTATTGATTGGTTTGATG GAAAGGAATTCAATGGCAAACCCATCAAAGTCTCATTTGCCACTCGCAGAGCTGAGTTCACCCAAAGAGGAGGGTTCAGAGGTGGACGAGGAG GATTCAGAGGTCGTGGCGGTGGAGGAGGACCCAACTTTGACATAAAGGGAGGCGACTGGCCGTGTCCTAACAG CTCTTGTGGAAACATGAACTTTGCAAGGCGGCAGGAGTGTAACAAGTGTGGAGCACCAAAACCAGAAGATGCTGGATTTGGAGGAggag ATCGTGGTGGCGGCAGAGGAGGATTTGGAGGTGACCGAGGTGGAGGCTTCAGGGGCCGCGGGGGTTTCCGTGGCGGAGACCGTGGGGGCTTTGGAGGTGGCGATAGAGGTTTCGGAGGCGGCTACAAAATGGGAGGAAG GGGTGACCGACGAGACGACAGAAGAGACCGGCCATACTAG